ATGACAGGCACTGAGGCTATATATATGATGTTCATGATTGCACGTAGCCAGTTAGGTTAGAAGAAGTCTGCGATATACGTCTTCCGAGTGGGCAGCAGTCGATCCAGCTGCTCCACCGCCTCTGGGGTCCCATGCAGCAGGCCCAGCTCATGGAAGAACGACGGACGGCGATAGCCCATGAAGATCGCAGCAAGCACCGGCGGCTCGCAATGAACGATCGGCATATCACTCGGCGTCTCGGCACTCTCCTGCCGCTTCACCGCTGCTGTACCCGCTTCATCGACGGCAATGCGCCATACGCCTGTATTCCACGATGCTTGCCGGTCCTCCACACCTACATAGAGGGAGCTCTCTACACCCGAGACGAATGGAAACTTCGTCCAGAACCACTCCACGTCGACGATCCGGGCCATGAAGGTCGGGACGAACTCCTGCTTAATACGCGGATTGTCCAGCAAGAACGGAAGCGGGTCATCAGTCGGCACCTCGATCGTCAGACGATCCAGCATCGAGTCGTGATCCGCGAGGAACCGCCACAGCCCGAGCCTTGCCTCGTGAGTGAGCGCAACCAGCTCATGCACCTTCATCAGTCGCTCCCTCACCTGATACAGCACATAGCCTGCAGGAGCGCCTTGCTCGTTATAATAGACGGCAGCTGTACCCGCCTTCATTGTGAACACACGGTGCGTCCACCAGCTCTCATCTCGAACCAGCATGCCGTTATAGGTCGAAGCATATGCCGCGTAGATCGGCTGCAGCAGCTCCCATTCGTGTCCGATACGCCGGACACATCCTGAAGGCATGCTCCATCTCGGCAAGAGAGCAACCGGAATTTCATACTGCTTCTTCTCTGCACACATCCCCCACCCGTACTTGCGGTAGAAGCCGAACTCGAACGGATACAGGAACGAGATCGATTGACCGTTCGCCCGCATCGTCTCAAGCGCCTGGTGCATCAATCTACCGACGAGTCCCCCACGCCGATATTCCGGCCAGGATGCCACTCCGGCAATGCCGCCCATTGCCAGCCGCTTGCCTTGCACCCAAGCTTCGAGCTTGTAGATCATCAGCTTCGCGGCGAGCTTTCCTTCTATATAAGCCCCGTACTGCTCATGCAGCGCCATGAGCGCCCTTCGCTGCGTCCTCTCCGCTTCGGACATCTGCATCTGGAACGCGAACTCCGACAATGCCAGCGACTCCCCGTAATGCTCCTCCGGTATGCGTGATAGCTCCGCACGATCTACCTTCATCCCCCATCCTCCCCTTAGACCCTAGCCTAGCCTTACATCATTACAGTCACAACACACTACGAGCATCTATCTCCCATTTCCACTGTAGCCCAATTTCATCATACACTCCATGAGGCAGGAAAGCACATATATAACCAATATCTCTCCATTATTCCAAAAAGTTTATAGCTGAGCACAGCAAGCTCTTCATTTTCGTCCGTGACTTTTGTTCTATTTTTTTACGCTTCTTCTTCAACACAGCCAGCATTCTCAATACAATCCTGACTCATTTTTCATTAAACATTCATACATAACGATCTTGCTTATTAAATATTAACATAAACTACAAGAACACAAGATTCAAAAGAACTATTATTCTCAAGCTCACATAAAGCGCATGTAAGCTTTTTCCTCTAAAATCCGACAACATCCTATGCTATCATCTAGTTAAGCAAGCGACCATTAATAACCTTACTTGCCAGGAGGAATACACGATGAAGAAGAAGCTACTCTCTGTGATCTTAAGCGCTGCCATTGCTTTCGCAGCCGTTCCCTTCCAAGCAACAGCCTATTATGTCGAGGTTCCGAGGATGGAGGTCGTGCAGGGTGTCAACTTCCGTACTCAGCCTACTACCACCAGCGAGCGCATTCGCTTCCTGAAGACAGGCGAACAGCTCGAGCTCGTGAATACATACAATTCGTATTGGCTGGAGGTTCGCGATGCAGCAGGCGTCACAGGCTTCGTATCCTCCTCAGACAAATATGTCAAGTCGATCGTAGTGAAGGAAGCGGTACAGCCGAATGCGACGATCGTCAGCTCCGTCTCGTTCCGGACAGGCCCTTCAACGAGTGATGCCAGACTTCGCTACTTGAGCGAGGGTGAGCAGGTGCTCGTGCTGGAGCAGGTGAACAGCTATTGGTACAAGGTGATGGATGCAAGCGACGTCATCGGGTATGTGAGCTCCAGTGAGCGGTATATCGAGACGACATTCAACAACGGCGCTAGCGTAGAGGTTGAGCAGGAGGAGATATTATTCCCGGAGCCGCCGAATGCAACCGCAGTAAGCTCTGTCTCCTTCCGGACCGAACCGACGACAGACAGCACTCGTATTCGTTACATATCGAAGGGTGAGGAGCTGCTCGTGCTGGACAAGTATAACCAGTATTGGTTCAGCGTACAGGATAAGAACGGCGACATCGGCTACGTCAGCACGAGCTCCAAATACATAAGCACCACCTATGTTGAGCCATACAAATCTTTAACACGTGCGGCCGCAGTTCAGCAAGTGATCGATACCGGAATGAAATATGTAGGCGTGCCGTATGAATTCGGCTCTAGCCGTACCGACACGACCACCTTCGACTGCTCGGACTTCGTCCGCCAAGCGTTCATGGAAGGGATCGGGCAGCAGCTGCCGAGCAACTCCCGCACGCAAGGCTCTCACGTGAAGGCGGTCGGCAAGACGTCTACCGACTGGAGCAAGCTGCGCAAGGGAGATCTCTTGTTCTTCATGTCGTATAAGGGCAATTCAGCCTCCAAGTATGCTGGCATCGACAAGTCGAAGGAGACGATTACCCACGTCGGCATCTACCTCGGCGACGGCACGATGCTTCACACGTACTCGGAGGAATCCGGCGGCGTTCGAATCGACCGCATCGCTGGCACTTCATGGGAGCACCGATTCCTCTTTGGCGGAGCTACTTATTAATCAGGTATTTCTAACCTTTACATATCCTCGACTTGACGTTTGTCTTCCTCTGGAAGACAGACGTTTTTTTTATACGAATCGGGCGATCGTCTATACGTGGGGCTACTGTCGTTCATATTCTGTATTATGAAACTGGAAAGGGGGATGTCACATGAGCGCTGTAGGCGGACTGTACACAACTACTGGTGTTATCCTTGTTCTCTTTATCCTGCTTGTTATCGTTTCCCGCACTTTCTTGGTGTAATGTATAGCTAAGGCCAAAACCCCCTTCGAGCTGCTGCCAGCTTGAAGGGGGTTTTCCTTGCTATCCGCCGATCTGCGACATTCTGCGCTCGGTCGGCTTGTGACTCTGCGACTCGTCGGCGAGCGCCTTCGCCATCTCGTGGCTCTCCGGCTTCACATCCAGCGCCCGGAAGAACAGCTCCGCCAGCGCCTTGTCATCGCCGATGGCCTTCCGCACGTTGAACTCGTCCGACCAGTATAGACAAGGCTTAATGTTCCCGTCCGCCGTCAGTCTGAGCCGATTGCACGTCTGGCAGAAGTGGTCGCTGACCGGATGGATCAGCCCGAAGGAGCCCGCGGCGCCCTCCAGCTTATAGTTCCGCGATGGACCGTTGCCGCGTACAGCGTCCGTAAGCTCCTGCACCGCCCATCCGTTATGTGAGCAACGATCATGAACCTCCGACAAGGGCACGTACCGGCTCCGCCACCCTTGATCATCGTGACCGATCGGCATATATTCAATGAAGCGCACGTGCAGCTCCTTGTCCTGCGTCAGCCTAAGGAAATCGTCGATCTCATCGTCGTTCAAGCCCTTCATCAATACAACGTTCAGCTTAATCGGCGATAGCCCGACACGCCTCGCCGCGTCTATAGACTGCAGCACCTTGCTCACATCTCCGCCCCTTGTAATGAAGGAGAACCGATCCGATCGAAGTGAATCGAGACTTATATTAATCCGGGTCAAGCCAGCCGCACGAAGCGCCTCTGCTCTCGAAGCGAAGTAGATACCGTTCGTCGTCAGCGCGATATCCTCGATTCCGGGAATCTGATTCAGCATCGCG
Above is a genomic segment from Paenibacillus sp. YYML68 containing:
- the eis gene encoding enhanced intracellular survival protein Eis gives rise to the protein MKVDRAELSRIPEEHYGESLALSEFAFQMQMSEAERTQRRALMALHEQYGAYIEGKLAAKLMIYKLEAWVQGKRLAMGGIAGVASWPEYRRGGLVGRLMHQALETMRANGQSISFLYPFEFGFYRKYGWGMCAEKKQYEIPVALLPRWSMPSGCVRRIGHEWELLQPIYAAYASTYNGMLVRDESWWTHRVFTMKAGTAAVYYNEQGAPAGYVLYQVRERLMKVHELVALTHEARLGLWRFLADHDSMLDRLTIEVPTDDPLPFLLDNPRIKQEFVPTFMARIVDVEWFWTKFPFVSGVESSLYVGVEDRQASWNTGVWRIAVDEAGTAAVKRQESAETPSDMPIVHCEPPVLAAIFMGYRRPSFFHELGLLHGTPEAVEQLDRLLPTRKTYIADFF
- a CDS encoding C40 family peptidase — translated: MKKKLLSVILSAAIAFAAVPFQATAYYVEVPRMEVVQGVNFRTQPTTTSERIRFLKTGEQLELVNTYNSYWLEVRDAAGVTGFVSSSDKYVKSIVVKEAVQPNATIVSSVSFRTGPSTSDARLRYLSEGEQVLVLEQVNSYWYKVMDASDVIGYVSSSERYIETTFNNGASVEVEQEEILFPEPPNATAVSSVSFRTEPTTDSTRIRYISKGEELLVLDKYNQYWFSVQDKNGDIGYVSTSSKYISTTYVEPYKSLTRAAAVQQVIDTGMKYVGVPYEFGSSRTDTTTFDCSDFVRQAFMEGIGQQLPSNSRTQGSHVKAVGKTSTDWSKLRKGDLLFFMSYKGNSASKYAGIDKSKETITHVGIYLGDGTMLHTYSEESGGVRIDRIAGTSWEHRFLFGGATY
- a CDS encoding YjcZ family sporulation protein, whose amino-acid sequence is MSAVGGLYTTTGVILVLFILLVIVSRTFLV
- the moaA gene encoding GTP 3',8-cyclase MoaA; translation: MSQRLVDRYGRVHDYLRISVTDRCNLRCVYCMPEEGMEFEPEANILTFEEIAEVVRVLASYGVRKLRLTGGEPLVRKNVEKLVAMLNQIPGIEDIALTTNGIYFASRAEALRAAGLTRINISLDSLRSDRFSFITRGGDVSKVLQSIDAARRVGLSPIKLNVVLMKGLNDDEIDDFLRLTQDKELHVRFIEYMPIGHDDQGWRSRYVPLSEVHDRCSHNGWAVQELTDAVRGNGPSRNYKLEGAAGSFGLIHPVSDHFCQTCNRLRLTADGNIKPCLYWSDEFNVRKAIGDDKALAELFFRALDVKPESHEMAKALADESQSHKPTERRMSQIGG